A genomic window from Pocillopora verrucosa isolate sample1 chromosome 7, ASM3666991v2, whole genome shotgun sequence includes:
- the LOC131798184 gene encoding rab3 GTPase-activating protein non-catalytic subunit yields MKMSCTVPVFALIQDVNRIISILNDAPISGEQNVKDNVEGWDVESEEWGWTEAVESEPEVPTGSWLQECCISLSPSNDTLAVAKNDKAVFLASRWNKPSDSQPSTKYEIVWSGILATEEGECITDILCIPLASQHKSSQGSPDWTCIVAGFTSGYMRIYLQNGSLLLSQFLHDNPVLRLKCRTWQSYKNHGTAEQVEELAILYPTAMVIIDGFSLYQSLRACRNQLARAQASGLSELIGPPPLAYKKWRFDGQGHITDIASCGVVPPNMFDQLQTASFIGGFHASIRGTMPAMSHYISTGKEPFVAVYTSLEGSSPPLISDVALAVASKLTTAVLSKLSAASGWLGWGTNPAHQSTETTKPAKPKVEKGTSLPARFGLPDTHRHGTSITLAPNGRLAVTTDDFGRVMLLDVKKAIVIRIWKGYRDAECGWVMVSEEDHQEEEPPKSSLRTALFLVIYATKRGILEIWRTEQGPRVAAFNVGKDCRLLYAGHGIMGLGHVIKQGQALPQHTLNCTLIQGDGTLKTFTVPFHCALSDKHSKRVRDLHLLKKLSALLDSIKSGQESKAENINKLEKDLLNILSEIQTPQLHQQGLQCVLSTVGIPSSVLLKAVTAVKDTVQKQNHTSDDHEEEKEDTKSLVDFCDVQRQLIETHDSIQKLDKEEESGSEEKPWKGKSKELSIANLLGVTKSEASELLSVALRGSKTTTPKVTAHSVPQLSVSSFLGCFEYTSAHQQGQETNAKNQENTAGSSRVVLPNTVGVRKGLSTDITIQLASFLFKNCLLGDCSSSRLAIPFESSGIKPHHLMNLLVSGWLLDPDQRYDKEESMFHLHSLVSTMSSLSGGLPSEMSSSQLRDNDISPWWDNVRQTLAQSTSTSRALFLAAVCRSVALEISSASKKVEDEGDAADREELAAGDWISVSVEMERWNLLIFQLTDLQALAGFIKRLTVNSQKSKQAVDNSWSTNLSVVEFMSSGPDAASKMISKYIVQCDIPANHLGTPHVPRKTETENLSETGDDDLPDVDPETVIQVELEGLSELRLRFPHGLEQDVLWAHCVMECVTYWHSNKEETNKLFLALEHLKCIHVPALQHGLAVTTWKRFFKDKISATVILMQKVGKAPKDRLCRKTVDLSFGALVQFLKATVLLLDVIAEVDWMESQLITLETEDFWHTGETGTESLIEEAQEKPKSEGPLVQLHAKLVTVLWIVMGLDMKSVKPLTLFDTKSKDSFMRDLSSNRPLSSNDVDKAIVETREKFFTRALSFTVSAMLAQSPNPVLRRENSDTDNKGTVPETATCDWPAVIYKLVEQFGMDSDPFKRHYVRELYSAGFDEIAKQTMFSVHDQRALASHLLRVVGQRLAYMILDASESAERANRLSRLPTQISSWIRSQDPSRLSRRMVPLSHTVDLLRVVLSLTPENSPDYSLTSGLTETIKFLL; encoded by the exons ATGAAAATGTCGTGCACTGTACCTGTATTTGCTTTGATTCAAGATGTCAATAGgataatttcaattttgaatgATGCTCCTATATCAGGAGAGCAAAACGTTAAGGATAATGTCG AAGGATGGGATGTTGAAAGTGAAGAGTGGGGCTGGACG GAAGCAGTTGAAAGTGAGCCTGAAGTACCAACTGGTTCATGGCTACAAGAGTGTTGCATCTCTTTGTCACCATCAAATGATACTTTGGCTGTGGCTAAAAATGACAAAGCTGTTTTCCTGGCCa GCAGATGGAACAAGCCATCAGATAGCCAGCCAAGtacaaaatatgaaattgtGTGGAGTGGTATTCTTGCCACAGAggaagg GGAATGTATTACAGATATATTGTGCATACCATTGGCTTCTCAACACAA AAGTTCTCAAGGATCACCAGACTGGACTTGCATTGTGGCTGGATTTACATCAGGATACATGAGGATCTATTTACAG aatggATCCCTTTTGCTGTCACAGTTTCTTCATGATAACCCAGTGTTAAGGCTTAAATGCAGAACTTGGCAATCATATAAAAATCATGGCACTGCTGAGCAG GTTGAAGAACTTGCCATCCTGTACCCAACTGCAATGGTTATTATTGATGGTTTTAGTCTGTATCAGTCACTGAGAGCTTGCAGAAACCAACTGGCAAGAG cTCAAGCCAGTGGCCTATCTGAACTCATTGGTCCCCCTCCTCTTGCTTACAAAAAATGGAGATTTGATGGTCAAGGGCACATCACAGATATTGCTAGTTGTG gtGTTGTACCCCCTAATATGTTTGATCAGTTGCAAACAGCCTCATTCATTGGAGGTTTCCATGCAAGCATCAGAGGTACCATGCCAGCCATGTCTCACTACATCAGCACAGGGAAGGAGCCGTTTGTGGCAGTCTACACTTCTCTGGAG GGTAGTTCACCTCCTCTTATTTCTGATGTTGCACTGGCAGTAGCTAGCAAATTAACAACAGCAGTACTGTCAAAGCTCTCAGCAGCAAG TGGTTGGCTTGGATGGGGTACCAACCCTGCCCATCAGTcaactgaaacaacaaaaccTGCAAAGCCCAAGGTGGAGAAAGGAACTTCGTTACCAGCAAG ATTTGGGTTGCCTGATACACATCGTCATGGAACAAGCATCACACTAGCTCCTAATGGGCGTTTGGCAGTCACAACTGATGATTTTGGTCGAGTTATGTTACTGGATGTTAAAAAGGCCATTGTGATTAGAATATGGAAAG GTTACCGTGACGCTGAATGTGGCTGGGTAATGGTTAGTGAGGAGGATCATCAAGAGGAGGAACCACCCAAGAGCTCATTGAGAACAGCTCTGTTTCTTGTTATTTATGCCACAAAGAGAGGAATCCTCGAG ATCTGGAGAACTGAACAGGGGCCACGTGTGGCTGCCTTTAATGTTGGAAAGGATTGTAG GCTCTTGTATGCTGGACATGGAATCATGGGATTAGGTCATGTGATCAAGCAGGGGCAGGCTCTCCCACAGCACACACTGAATTGTACTCTAATCCAAGGGGATGGTACATTGAAAACTTTCACTGTACCATTTCACTGTGCCCTGAG TGACAAGCACAGTAAGAGAGTCAGAGATCTAcaccttttaaaaaaactgtcagCTCTTTTGGATTCAATCAAATCTGGCCAAG AGTCCAAGGCAGAGAACATAAACAAACTGGAAAAGGATTTGTTAAATATTCTCAGTGAAATACAAACTCCACAACTGCATCAGCAg GGTCTTCAGTGTGTTTTGTCCACTGTGGGAATTCCTTCCTCTGTCCTTCTCAAAGCTGTGACAGCTGTCAAGGACACAGTTCAAAAGCAAA ATCACACCTCTGATGatcatgaagaagaaaaagaagacacCAAGTCACTCGTGGACTTTTGTGATGTTCAGAGGCAACTAATAGAAACACATGATTCAATCCAAAAGCTTGACAAAGAAGAAGAATCAGGCTCTGAGGAGAAACCCTGGAAAGGAAAGAGTAAAGAACTA TCTATAGCAAATCTCCTTGGAGTGACAAAATCTGAAGCATCAGAGCTACTGTCTGTGGCTCTCAGAGGAAGCAAGACAACCACACCCAAGGTTACAGCCCACTCTGTTCCTCAGCTGTCTGTGTCATCTTTCCTTGGTTGTTTTGAGTACACTTCAGCTCACCAACAAGGCCAAGAAACAAATGCTAAAAACCAAGAGAACACAGCTGGGTCATCTAGAGTTGTATTACCTAATACTGTTGGTGTTAGGAAAGGCTTGTCCACTGATATTACAATTCAACTAG CAAGCTTTCTTTTCAAG aaCTGCCTTTTAGGGGATTGTTCGTCAAGCAGATTAGCAATTCCTTTTGAGTCATCTGGCATTAAACCTCACCACCTAATG AACCTGTTGGTGTCTGGGTGGCTGTTAGACCCGGATCAGCGCTATGACAAAGAAGAATCCATGTTTCACCTTCACTCACTGGTTTCAACAATGAGTTCTTTATCAG GAGGCTTACCGAGTGAGATGTCTTCATCGCAGTTACGTGACAACGATATTTCACCTTGGTGGGACAATGTACGTCAAACTCTGGCCCAGTCTACCTCGACAAGCAGGGCACTTTTTCTTGCTGCAGTTTGCCGATCTGTGGCCTTGGAAATCAGTTCAGCATCAAAGAAAGTTGAG GACGAAGGGGACGCGGCTGACAGGGAGGAACTGGCCGCTGGAGACTGGATTTCAGTGTCAGTTGAGATGGAACGCTGGAACTTACTTATCTTTCAGCTGACCGATTTGCAAGCTCTGGCAGGCTTCATCAAACGATTGACGGTTAACAGTCAGAAAAGCAAGCAAGCTGTTGATAACAGTTGGTCGACTAATCTTTCAGTGGTCG AGTTCATGAGTAGCGGCCCTGACGCAGCTTCGAAAATGATATCGAAGTACATCGTACAATGTGACATCCCTGCAAATCATCTGGGAACTCCCCATGTACCAAGGAAGACGGAGACTGAAAATCTGAGCGAGACTGGAGACGATGACCTGCCTGACGTAGACCCTGAAACTGTAATCCAAGTCGAACTCGAAG GTCTTAGTGAGTTGCGTCTGAGGTTTCCGCATGGTCTAGAGCAAGATGTACTGTGGGCTCATTGTGTTATGGAGTGTGTCACTTACTGGCACAGCAACAAAGAG GAAACCAACAAGTTATTCTTAGCTCTGGAGCATTTGAAATGTATTCACGTTCCTGCGTTGCAACATG gCTTGGCAGTCACGACATGGAAGAGATTCTTCAAAGATAAGATATCCGCCACCGTTATCCTAATGCAGAAG GTTGGAAAAGCACCCAAAGATCGACTGTGTCGAAAG ACAGTGGATTTAAGTTTTGGTGCGTTGGTGCAGTTCCTTAAGGCCACTGTACTTCTCCTAGATGTAATAGCTGAG GTGGATTGGATGGAATCTCAACTAATAACTTTGGAAACAGAAGATTTCTGGCACACTGGTGAAAC GGGTACAGAGTCCCTTATTGAAGAGGCACAGGAGAAGCCAAAGAGTGAGGGACCACTGGTCCAGCTCCATGCCAAGCTGGTCACTGTTTTGTGGATTGTAATGGGACTGGACATGAAGAGCGTTAAACCGCTGACCCTCTTCGATACAAAG AGCAAGGACTCTTTTATGAGGGATCTCAGCTCTAATCGTCCTCTATCGTCTAATGATGTCGACAAAGCCATCGTTGAGACAAGAGAAAAG TTCTTCACTCGAGCCCTGTCCTTCACGGTGAGCGCTATGTTGGCCCAGTCTCCCAACCCGGTTCTCAGGCGAGAGAATAGTGATACTGACAACAAGGGAACGGTACCCGAAACAGCTACCTGTGATTGGCCGGCCGTGATCTACAAGCTTGTAGAGCAGTTTGGGATGGACAGTGATCCATTTAAGCGACATTATGTGCGGGAATTGTACTCCGCTGGTTTTGACGAGATTGCAAAACAG aCCATGTTCTCAGTTCACGACCAGCGGGCCTTGGCCTCTCACCTTTTAAGAGTTGTGGGACAGCGACTAGCATACATGATCTTAGATGCGTCAGAGTCAGCTGAACGCGCTAATCGATTGTCTCGTTTACCAACTCAGATAAGCAGCTGGATCAGATCACAA GATCCTTCAAGGTTATCCCGTCGTATGGTTCCCCTGTCACACACTGTGGACCTTCTGCGTGTGGTGCTCAGTCTCACACCGGAAAATTCCCCCGACTACTCACTCACTTCCGGTCTAACCGAAACGATCAAATTcctcctttaa
- the LOC131793537 gene encoding sec1 family domain-containing protein 1-like, with protein sequence MAAGIRARQIESLKRMLNLNQPITKSTAVEPVWKVLVYDRYGQDIISPLLNVKELREMGITLHLLLHSDRDAIPEVPAIYFVLPSEENVKRICQDCRNQLYESYYLNFISAISRHRLEDLATAALQSNSVTQITKVFDQYLNFISLEDEMFTVRNQDRDSISYYALNRPDAKDTDIEMLRDVLVDSLFSVLVSLGTVPIIRCPKGNAAEMVAEGLDKKLRENLRDSRNSMFTADIPSGQFSFQRPVLVILDRNMDLCTPLHHTWTYQALVHDVLDLHLNRVVVKESAASNTPESADPHHGHPKQTKVKSYDLSATDKFWGLHKGSPFPTVAESIQKELDEYRTSEEEVKRLKNVMGIDESNEEAMGEFMADSTAKLTSAVSSLPELLEKKRIIDMHTTIATALLEHIKSGKLDIYFETEEKIMSKATLDKSILEIIQDPEAGTPQDKLRLFIIYYVSGPTMSPAELDQFSSALLDAGADLAPLEFIKKWKAFSKMTVGPLQSGGGGQNTYSAMFSRFMNTGSQFVMEGVKNLVVGNKNLPVTRIVDALMDNKSNPETDEYRYFDPKMLRVTDSFSIPRNKTPFNEAIVFIVGGGNYIEYQNLVDYSKRHSGAKKLLYGASEVMNASQFLKQLSHLGQEAA encoded by the exons atggcggccgGCATACGAGCGAGACAGATAG AATCCTTGAAGCGGATGCTTAATCTAAATCAGCCGATAACGAAATCAACCGCTGTCGAACCCGTCTGGAAG GTCCTTGTATATGACAGATATGGTCAGGACATAATATCTCCTCTTTTAAATGTAAAAGAGTTACGTGAAATGGGTATAACATTGCATCT tctTCTACATTCTGACAGAGACGCTATCCCAGAAGTTCCTGCTATTTATTTTGTTCTCCCTAGTGAGGAAAATGTTAAGAGAATATGCCAG gATTGCAGAAATCAACTTTATGAGTCATATTACTTGAATTTTATTTCTGCGATATCAAGACATCGTTTAGAGGATCTTGCTACAGCAGCTCTACAGTCAAATAGTGTCACTCAAATCACTAAG GTGTTTGATCAgtacttaaattttatttctttggaagATGAAATGTTTACAGTGAGAAATCAAGACAGAGATTCAATATCATATTATG ccctcAACAGACCAGATGCCAAAGATACTGACATTGAGATGCTAAGAGATGTTTTAGTGGACAGTCTCTTCAGTGTACTCGTGTCTTTAG GCACTGTTCCAATAATCAGATGTCCAAAAGGGAATGCTGCAGAAATGGTAGCAGAG GGACTGGATAAAAAGTTGAGAGAAAACCTGAGAGATTCTAGAAACAGTATGTTTACAGCAGATATTCCATCTGGCCAGTTTAG TTTTCAGCGACCAGTGCTCGTAATTTTGGACCGTAACATGGATCTGTGTACCCCTTTACATCACACGTGGACATACCAAGCTCTTGTGCATGATGTCCTT GATTTACATCTGAACAGAGTTGTCGTCAAAGAGTCAGCAGCGTCAAACACCCCAGAATCTGCAGATCCTCACCACGGACatcccaaacaaacaaaagttaaGTCATATGACCTCAGTGCCACAGATAAGTTCTGGGGATTGCACAAAGGAAG TCCTTTCCCGACAGTGGCAGAGTCAATTCAGAAAGAACTTGATGAATACAGAACTTCTGAAGAGGAAGTGAAGAGACTGAAAAATGTCATG GGAATAGATGAGAGTAATGAGGAGGCAATGGGTGAATTTATGGCTGACAGTACGGCTAAACTTACCTCTGCTGTGAG TTCACTTCCGGAATTGCTTGAGAAGAAGAGAATTATTGACATGCACACAACTATTGCCACAGCTCTTTTGGAACACATTAAG tccgGAAAGCTTGATATCTACTTCGAGACTGAAGAGAAGATAATGAGTAAAGCTACTTTG GACAAATCAATCCTGGAAATCATTCAGGATCCCGAAG CTGGAACTCCTCAGGATAAACTTCgcttatttatcatttattatgTTTCTGGACCAACTATGTCACCG GCGGAGCTAGATCAGTTTTCGTCTGCTTTACTGGACGCCGGCGCTGACCTTGCTCCATTAGAATTCATCAAGAAGTGGAA AGCGTTTTCCAAGATGACAGTTGGACCTCTCCAGTCAGGGGGAGGAGGACAAAACACATACAG tgcaatGTTTTCACGGTTCATGAACACCGGATCCCAATTCGTTATGGAGGGTGTGAAGAACCTTGTGGTCGGAAACAAG AATTTACCAGTCACACGGATTGTCGACGCTCTAATGGATAACAAGTCAAATCCG gaaactgACGAGTACAGATATTTTGATCCAAAAATGTTACGGGTCACAGACAg TTTTTCCATTCCTCGAAATAAAACACCGTTTAATGAG GCGATCGTGTTCATCGTAGGAGGTGGAAATTACATCGAATATCAGAACCTGGTGGATTACAGTAAA AGGCATTCCGGTGCCAAAAAGCTGTTGTATGGTGCTAGTGAAGTAATGAACGCTTCTCAGTTTCTTAAACAG TTGTCACATCTTGGCCAAGAGGCTGCTTAA